In Paenibacillus ihbetae, the following are encoded in one genomic region:
- a CDS encoding DUF2961 domain-containing protein yields the protein MMKRITPIGLENMERFDLLPLLRNGVQVHYEGSIDKQGYNADWDWWLYQDREEWVIFDHVGPGCLYNFVQHRYPESEEPTFKFYFDHEDEPRVVIKPSEFGSKHPFVTPLADAYIGPEDNGRGPIRVIRSFVPMPFAKACRITTDIRLKGAAKGDGGWGHVVYHAYADANGVSTFTGSENYEGLLQMWSSVGEDPKPRVNVESQTSHPVEIKPGEAVAVFEDHGQGSIVSITGDSLKQDETRELWIRATWDHHEVPDIDCPLGTFFGSELGMNPIGVLSHGQTADGRCYHYFPMPYWEHARIELVNRGDGPARLPLLEVRSTRDRNPIYLRGSTGYFRTSPYYERKATPGADSIIARLSGRGHLVAGHITGHARHAGIISCEGDVRVHIDGGATPRVESDGSESWVCYGWGFPTPPETNPSSAYDGLPDNPWSMLRLCSGDWYPFLTELAFGIESGEFNNQYIEHSGILFYYGVDEPGMVLTDQLDIGNRASEQLHEYRYEGSRGYYTLESAYEGDHDNKLVRDTGHETEGFSEFTVSIRPENRGVRLRRRSDQITGRQRANVYVDGIPVTEKCWYYADRNPYKRWLEDEFDIPASYTEGKKDLRIKLEYVQAGETRAWNEFYYWVYTIL from the coding sequence ATGATGAAGCGCATTACGCCTATTGGACTAGAGAATATGGAACGGTTCGATCTGCTCCCGCTGCTGCGGAACGGTGTACAGGTACATTACGAGGGGAGCATCGACAAGCAGGGCTATAACGCGGACTGGGACTGGTGGTTGTACCAGGATCGGGAGGAATGGGTCATATTTGATCATGTCGGCCCCGGCTGCCTGTACAACTTTGTCCAGCACCGGTATCCCGAAAGCGAGGAGCCTACGTTCAAGTTCTATTTCGATCATGAGGATGAGCCGCGGGTCGTCATTAAGCCTTCGGAATTCGGTTCGAAGCATCCGTTTGTCACACCGCTTGCGGATGCCTATATCGGACCGGAGGATAACGGAAGGGGACCGATCCGCGTCATTCGCAGCTTCGTTCCGATGCCGTTTGCCAAGGCGTGCCGAATCACGACCGATATCCGGCTAAAGGGGGCGGCAAAGGGGGACGGAGGCTGGGGTCACGTCGTCTATCACGCTTATGCCGATGCCAACGGGGTCTCAACGTTCACAGGTTCCGAAAACTACGAGGGGCTCCTTCAGATGTGGAGCAGCGTAGGGGAGGATCCGAAGCCGCGCGTAAACGTCGAATCGCAAACCAGTCATCCTGTGGAGATCAAGCCCGGGGAGGCTGTCGCCGTGTTCGAGGATCACGGGCAGGGCAGCATCGTCTCCATTACCGGCGACTCCTTGAAGCAGGACGAAACTCGGGAACTGTGGATACGGGCAACCTGGGATCATCATGAAGTCCCGGATATCGATTGTCCGCTGGGGACTTTTTTCGGAAGCGAGCTCGGCATGAATCCGATCGGGGTGCTCTCCCATGGGCAAACGGCCGATGGGCGGTGCTATCATTACTTTCCGATGCCCTATTGGGAACATGCGCGCATTGAGCTTGTAAACCGTGGGGACGGCCCGGCCCGATTACCTTTGCTGGAAGTCCGCTCAACAAGAGATCGGAATCCGATATACCTCCGCGGGTCTACCGGTTATTTCCGGACGTCTCCTTATTATGAACGGAAGGCAACCCCCGGCGCGGACAGCATCATCGCACGCCTGTCCGGCAGAGGCCATTTGGTGGCCGGCCACATCACGGGGCATGCCCGGCATGCAGGCATTATCAGCTGCGAGGGGGATGTCCGCGTCCATATTGATGGGGGCGCAACGCCACGGGTGGAGAGCGACGGCTCCGAGAGCTGGGTATGTTATGGCTGGGGATTTCCCACCCCGCCGGAGACCAATCCGTCAAGCGCGTACGATGGACTCCCTGACAATCCATGGTCCATGCTCCGGCTGTGCTCCGGGGACTGGTATCCGTTTCTTACGGAGCTAGCTTTCGGCATTGAATCCGGCGAGTTCAACAATCAGTACATCGAGCATAGCGGAATTCTGTTCTATTACGGCGTCGACGAGCCGGGAATGGTATTGACGGATCAGCTGGATATCGGCAATCGCGCTTCGGAGCAGCTCCACGAATACAGATATGAGGGCAGCAGGGGGTACTATACGTTGGAATCAGCCTATGAAGGCGATCACGATAACAAGCTGGTCCGGGATACAGGGCATGAAACAGAGGGGTTCAGCGAGTTCACCGTTTCGATCCGGCCGGAGAACCGGGGCGTGAGGCTGCGCCGGCGGTCGGATCAAATTACCGGAAGACAGCGGGCCAATGTCTATGTCGACGGGATCCCGGTTACGGAAAAATGCTGGTACTATGCGGATCGCAACCCCTATAAACGCTGGCTGGAGGACGAATTCGACATCCCTGCCTCGTATACCGAAGGGAAGAAGGATCTCCGGATCAAACTCGAATATGTGCAAGCAGGTGAGACACGGGCATGGAACGAATTTTACTACTGGGTGTATACGATTTTGTGA